The Chlorogloeopsis sp. ULAP01 genome window below encodes:
- a CDS encoding threonine dehydratase, producing the protein MFGVIQFIRNSFIRLEGLLYQVFGFIGKIFSQIFSFLANLFGFTKPGYFLESDEATTVKRSQIKQPTETEVKVTPETSFNPRRRPDPKMDYFRKMAQDMKKS; encoded by the coding sequence ATGTTTGGTGTCATTCAATTTATCAGAAACTCATTTATTCGCCTTGAAGGACTTCTCTACCAAGTATTTGGTTTTATTGGCAAAATCTTCTCTCAGATATTCAGTTTTCTTGCTAACTTATTCGGGTTCACCAAGCCTGGATACTTCTTGGAGTCAGATGAAGCAACAACTGTTAAGCGATCGCAAATTAAGCAACCAACCGAAACTGAGGTAAAGGTAACTCCAGAAACCTCTTTTAATCCCCGTCGTCGCCCTGATCCCAAGATGGACTACTTTCGCAAGATGGCTCAAGACATGAAAAAGAGCTAA
- a CDS encoding phytoene/squalene synthase family protein: MNLIIDALEILKETSRTFYIPIVRLPKGLQEAVASAYLCMRAIDEIEDHPELDNLTKAKLLQTISLTLQAAVDGFAVDAFSVGFGAYEKILPEVSFRIREWALLAPETIAPRIWDATAAMADRMAYWAENNWQISTESDLDRYTFGVAGAVGLLLSDLWIWYDGTQTNRTHAIGFGRGLQAVNIIRNHKEDLVRGVDFFPEDWSAEDMQEYARRNLALADAYTSALPDGPALDFCQIPLGLAYGTLNAIADGKEKLSRSDVLALIEQVTAGK; the protein is encoded by the coding sequence ATGAATTTAATTATAGATGCATTAGAGATTTTAAAGGAAACAAGCCGGACTTTTTACATTCCAATTGTTCGCTTACCAAAGGGTTTACAAGAAGCAGTAGCATCAGCATATCTTTGTATGCGAGCCATTGATGAAATAGAAGATCATCCAGAACTTGATAATCTTACCAAAGCAAAATTGCTGCAAACAATTAGCCTCACCTTACAAGCAGCAGTTGATGGTTTCGCCGTTGACGCTTTCTCTGTGGGGTTTGGTGCATACGAGAAAATCTTACCAGAAGTAAGCTTTAGGATTAGAGAATGGGCGCTACTTGCACCTGAGACGATCGCTCCTCGAATTTGGGATGCAACTGCGGCAATGGCAGACAGAATGGCATACTGGGCAGAAAACAATTGGCAAATTAGTACAGAGTCTGATTTAGATCGCTACACCTTTGGGGTAGCAGGTGCAGTTGGCTTGTTGCTCTCCGATTTATGGATTTGGTACGATGGAACACAAACTAACCGTACTCATGCGATCGGGTTTGGTCGTGGCTTACAGGCAGTTAATATTATTCGTAACCACAAAGAAGATTTAGTGCGCGGAGTGGATTTTTTCCCAGAAGATTGGAGCGCGGAAGATATGCAAGAGTATGCTCGTCGTAATCTTGCCCTAGCAGATGCTTATACTAGCGCTCTTCCTGATGGCCCTGCTTTAGATTTTTGCCAAATACCCCTGGGTTTAGCTTATGGCACTCTCAACGCGATCGCTGATGGGAAAGAAAAGCTCAGTCGTAGCGATGTTCTTGCCTTGATTGAGCAGGTAACAGCAGGGAAATAA